The following proteins are encoded in a genomic region of Bradyrhizobium sp. SK17:
- a CDS encoding adenylate/guanylate cyclase domain-containing protein, giving the protein MERRLAAILCADIAGYSRMMGVDEAGTHASFKAHRSAIYPFILNHGGRIVKNTGDGFLLEFPSIIGAIEAAVAMQTLMAERNEHLPADRAMHFRMGVHMGDVMADEDEVFGDDVNIAVRLETVAAPGGIAVSDKARTEAGRRLAVTLTDAGPHRFKNITEPVSVWTWAPAGADAQELAPEDGPHLPGQYRTAIVGVLPFDNLSGGADEYFSDGLTEDLIHALSLQSFYRVLSRNSTFAYKGKNVSTRLIAREIDATYLIQGSVRRAGNKIRVTAELIAPERGEQLWTGRYDRDMGDLFAMQDEITSNLSAAVAQEIYRAEASAPARSPNSELTAWDRFLKGLSHYYHQTKGDFEIAIALFKEAIELDPALSIARAYLATIQIQGSQFGWIPSTRELWVSSVGLAESSVRLDPRSSFAFSLLAYLHAMQGHYEAAMDAIKRAIELNPYDMGARGVLGICHMVIGDHRRAVELFSMAVQRDNSDPRYQWGALNAFSHYLLGQYDASLSWSRETLYLNPNHLQGLAVRAAALAQLGRADEAAQAVQSLLDNHPGLTVERHLRNFHWKNPADIALYRDGLLKAGVPFGKLALVASASKFAVDS; this is encoded by the coding sequence ATGGAAAGACGGCTCGCTGCAATTCTCTGCGCTGATATCGCCGGCTATTCCCGCATGATGGGTGTCGACGAGGCGGGGACGCATGCCTCGTTCAAGGCGCATCGCAGCGCGATCTACCCGTTCATCCTCAACCATGGCGGCCGAATCGTCAAAAACACCGGCGACGGTTTCCTGCTGGAATTTCCGAGCATCATCGGCGCGATCGAGGCTGCGGTCGCCATGCAGACCCTGATGGCCGAGCGCAACGAACATCTGCCGGCCGACCGCGCCATGCACTTCCGGATGGGCGTCCACATGGGCGACGTCATGGCTGACGAAGACGAGGTCTTCGGCGACGACGTCAACATCGCGGTCCGCCTCGAGACGGTCGCCGCGCCAGGCGGTATCGCGGTGTCGGACAAGGCCCGCACCGAAGCGGGACGCCGGCTCGCCGTCACGCTGACCGATGCCGGGCCACACCGCTTCAAGAACATCACCGAACCGGTCAGCGTCTGGACCTGGGCACCGGCCGGAGCTGATGCCCAGGAGCTGGCGCCGGAGGATGGACCGCATCTGCCGGGGCAATACCGTACCGCCATCGTCGGCGTGCTGCCGTTCGACAATCTGAGCGGCGGCGCCGACGAGTATTTCTCGGACGGCCTGACCGAGGATTTGATCCACGCGCTGTCGCTGCAATCCTTTTATCGCGTGCTGAGCCGCAACTCGACCTTCGCCTACAAGGGCAAGAACGTCTCGACCCGCCTTATCGCGCGCGAGATCGACGCGACCTATTTGATCCAGGGCTCGGTGCGCCGCGCCGGCAACAAGATTCGCGTCACCGCCGAATTGATCGCGCCGGAGCGCGGCGAGCAGCTGTGGACCGGCCGCTATGACCGCGACATGGGCGACCTGTTCGCGATGCAGGACGAGATCACCTCCAATCTCTCCGCCGCCGTCGCCCAGGAGATCTATCGCGCCGAGGCTTCGGCGCCGGCGCGCTCGCCCAACTCCGAGCTGACCGCGTGGGACCGCTTCCTGAAGGGCCTGTCGCACTATTATCACCAGACCAAGGGTGATTTCGAAATCGCGATCGCGCTGTTCAAGGAGGCGATCGAACTCGATCCCGCGCTGTCGATCGCACGCGCCTATCTTGCCACCATCCAGATTCAGGGCTCCCAGTTCGGCTGGATCCCGAGCACGCGCGAATTGTGGGTGTCCTCGGTCGGCCTCGCCGAAAGCAGCGTGCGGCTCGACCCGCGCTCGTCCTTTGCTTTTTCGCTGCTGGCCTATCTGCACGCGATGCAAGGACACTACGAAGCCGCGATGGACGCCATCAAGCGCGCGATCGAACTCAACCCGTACGACATGGGCGCGCGCGGTGTGCTCGGGATCTGCCACATGGTGATCGGCGACCACCGCAGGGCGGTCGAGCTGTTCTCGATGGCGGTGCAGCGCGACAACAGCGATCCCCGCTATCAATGGGGCGCCCTGAACGCATTCAGCCATTATTTGCTCGGACAATACGACGCATCGCTGTCGTGGTCGCGCGAGACGCTCTACCTCAACCCGAACCACCTTCAGGGCCTTGCGGTGCGCGCCGCGGCGCTCGCCCAGTTGGGACGCGCCGACGAGGCCGCGCAGGCCGTGCAGTCGCTGCTCGACAACCATCCGGGGCTGACGGTCGAGCGTCACCTGCGCAATTTCCACTGGAAGAACCCGGCCGATATCGCGCTTTACCGCGATGGCCTCTTGAAAGCCGGCGTCCCCTTCGGCAAACTCGCCCTGGTTGCATCTGCGTCGAAATTCGCCGTCGACTCCTGA
- a CDS encoding glutamate synthase subunit beta → MGKITGFLEIERHDRKYEPVAERLKNFKEFVVPLSEKDTRDQAARCMNCGIPYCHGTGSTAPGTPGCPVNNQIPDFNDLVYQGNWEEAARNLHSTNNFPEFTGRICPAPCEASCTLNIDDNPVTIKTIECAIVDRAWDNGWLKPEIAAERTGKKVAVIGSGPAGMAAAQQLARAGHEVHVYEKFAKAGGLLRYGIPDFKMEKGVIDRRVAQMEAEGVTFHYGKAVGGSTPGAIDPQELAKQYDAVALTGGAEAPRDLPIPGRDLAGIHFAMDFLPQQNRRVSGEPLNGAADILAGGKHVVVIGGGDTGSDCIGTSFRQGAKSVTQLEIMPAPPEHENKGVTWPNWPLKMRTSSSQAEGAAREFAVLTTKFEGQDGKVTKLHCVKVDDKFKPLPGTEFTLDAELVLLAMGFVHPVHEGLLKTLGIELDQRGNVRASLQDYQTSRAKIFSAGDMRRGQSLVVWAIREGRQCARSIDMLLMGKTDLPG, encoded by the coding sequence ATGGGCAAGATCACAGGTTTCCTCGAGATCGAGCGGCACGACCGCAAGTACGAGCCGGTCGCCGAGCGGCTGAAGAACTTCAAGGAATTCGTCGTTCCGCTGAGCGAGAAGGACACGCGCGACCAGGCCGCGCGCTGCATGAATTGCGGCATCCCGTATTGCCACGGCACCGGCTCGACCGCACCCGGCACGCCGGGCTGCCCGGTCAACAACCAGATCCCCGATTTCAACGACCTCGTCTATCAGGGCAACTGGGAAGAAGCCGCGCGCAACCTGCACTCGACCAACAACTTCCCCGAATTCACCGGCCGGATCTGCCCGGCGCCGTGCGAGGCGTCCTGCACGCTCAACATCGACGACAACCCGGTCACCATCAAGACGATCGAATGCGCAATCGTCGACCGCGCCTGGGACAATGGCTGGCTGAAGCCGGAGATCGCTGCCGAGAGGACCGGCAAGAAGGTCGCCGTGATCGGCTCCGGCCCCGCCGGCATGGCGGCGGCCCAGCAGCTCGCGCGCGCCGGCCACGAGGTGCATGTCTACGAGAAGTTCGCCAAGGCCGGCGGCCTGCTGCGCTACGGCATTCCCGACTTCAAGATGGAGAAGGGCGTCATCGACCGCCGCGTGGCGCAGATGGAGGCCGAGGGCGTCACCTTCCACTACGGCAAGGCGGTCGGCGGCTCGACGCCAGGTGCGATTGATCCGCAGGAGCTGGCCAAGCAGTATGACGCGGTGGCGCTGACCGGCGGCGCCGAAGCCCCGCGCGACCTGCCGATCCCGGGCCGCGACCTCGCCGGCATCCACTTCGCGATGGACTTCCTGCCGCAGCAGAACCGCCGCGTCTCCGGCGAGCCGCTGAACGGTGCGGCCGACATCCTCGCGGGCGGCAAGCATGTCGTCGTGATCGGCGGCGGCGACACCGGCTCGGACTGCATCGGCACCTCGTTCCGGCAGGGCGCGAAGTCGGTCACCCAGCTCGAGATCATGCCGGCGCCGCCCGAGCATGAGAACAAGGGCGTGACCTGGCCGAACTGGCCGCTGAAGATGCGGACTTCGTCGAGCCAGGCCGAAGGCGCGGCGCGCGAGTTCGCGGTGCTGACGACCAAGTTCGAAGGCCAGGACGGCAAGGTCACCAAGCTGCATTGCGTCAAGGTCGACGACAAGTTCAAGCCGCTGCCCGGCACCGAGTTCACGCTCGACGCCGAGCTGGTGCTGCTGGCGATGGGCTTCGTGCATCCGGTGCACGAGGGCCTGCTCAAGACGCTGGGCATCGAGCTCGACCAGCGCGGCAACGTCCGCGCCTCCTTGCAGGATTACCAGACCTCACGCGCGAAGATCTTCTCGGCCGGCGACATGCGCCGCGGCCAGTCGCTCGTGGTCTGGGCGATCCGCGAAGGCCGCCAGTGCGCGCGGTCGATCGATATGCTCCTGATGGGGAAGACCGACCTGCCGGGGTGA
- the gltB gene encoding glutamate synthase large subunit: MSGSEFEREIIVAGALSATADSKAAEPARELHTWRPEAEGLFDPSLEKDSCGVGFIANIKGQKSHQIVSDALSILCNLEHRGAVGADPRAGDGAGILVQIPHAFFTRKTGELGFKLPQPGEYAIGSLFMPRDAAWRNVIKSIIAEQIKDEGFKLLGWRDVPSDNSSLGVTVKPTEPYHMQVFIGRNNAVKTEDDFERRLYILRKSISQAIYQRRDRGMSGYYVCSLSCRTVIYKGMFLADQLGKYYPDLHEADFDSALALVHQRFSTNTFPTWSLAHPYRMIAHNGEINTLRGNVNWMAARQASVHSELYGKDISRLWPISYEGQSDTACFDNALEFLVQGGYSLPHAVMMMIPEAWAGNPLMDEQRRAFYEYHAALMEPWDGPAAIAFTDGRKIGATLDRNGLRPARYLVTKDDRIVMASEMGVLKIPEEQIVTKWRLQPGKMLLVDLEQGRLIPDDEIKADLAKSHPYSDWLHRTQIQLEELPDAPAKGVRSNLPLLDRQQAFGYSQEDITILMTPMASTGEEAAGSMGNDTPISALSDKPKQLFTYFKQNFAQVTNPPIDPIREEIVMSLVSIIGPRPNLFDLQGVASTKRLEVRQPILTDADLEKIRSISDVAETHFKSRTLDTTFHAGFGAAGMEQVLDELCARAEGAVREGINIIILSDRMTGTDRIPIPSLLACAAVHHHLIRTGLRTSVGLVVESGEPREVHHFACLAGYGAEAINPYLAFETILAMKDRLPGALEDYEIVKRYIKSIGKGLLKVMSKMGISTYQSYCGAQIFDAVGLKADFVAKYFAGTHTRIEGVGLGEIAEETVRRHTDAFGDGQIYKSALDVGGEYAYRTRGEDHAWTAESVSMLQHAARGNSLERYRAFAKILNEQSERLLTLRGLFRIKSAEDDKRKPVKLEDVESAKDIVKRFSTGAMSFGSISREAHTTLAIAMNRIGGKSNTGEGGEESDRFKPLPNGDSMRSAIKQVASGRFGVTTEYLVNSDMMQIKMAQGAKPGEGGQLPGHKVDATIARVRHSTPGVGLISPPPHHDIYSIEDLAQLIYDLKNVNPDGQVSVKLVSEVGVGTVASGVAKARADHVTIAGFEGGTGASPLTSIKHAGSPWEIGLAETHQTLVRQRLRSRIAVQVDGGFRTGRDVVIGALLGADEFGFATAPLIAAGCIMMRKCHLNTCPVGVATQDPVLRKRFTGQPEHVINYFFFVAEEVREIMAQLGYKTFDEMVGQVQMLDQTALVSHWKAKGLDFSKLFVRQQEEKGQTIYHSEKQDHHLEAVLDRRLIEQAQAALDRGAPVKIDEEINNTDRSAGAMLSGAVAKIYGHAGLPLDTIHVNLKGTAGQAFGAWLAKGVTFELEGEGNDYVGKGLSGGCIIVKPPKISGIVPEESIIVGNTVMYGAIAGECYFRGIAGERFAVRNSGAVAVVEGAGDHCCEYMTGGIVVVLGKTGRNFAAGMSGGIAYVLDEAGDFSKLCNLAMVELEPVLSEEMINEGTYHHSGDLEAHGRVDVFQNLLDSDVERLHVLITRHAKLTGSKKAAEILANWKTWLPKFRKVMPVEYRRALKEMKANADAEPKIAIGA; the protein is encoded by the coding sequence ATGAGCGGGTCGGAATTCGAGCGCGAAATCATCGTGGCAGGTGCGCTGTCGGCGACCGCGGACTCGAAAGCCGCCGAGCCCGCGCGTGAGCTGCATACATGGCGTCCTGAAGCCGAAGGCCTGTTTGATCCGAGCCTGGAGAAGGACTCCTGCGGCGTCGGCTTCATCGCCAACATCAAGGGTCAGAAGTCGCATCAGATCGTCTCCGACGCGCTGAGCATCCTGTGCAACCTCGAGCATCGCGGCGCGGTCGGCGCCGACCCGCGCGCCGGCGACGGCGCCGGCATCCTGGTGCAGATCCCGCACGCCTTCTTCACCCGCAAGACCGGCGAGCTCGGCTTCAAGCTGCCGCAGCCCGGCGAATACGCCATCGGCTCGCTGTTCATGCCGCGCGATGCCGCGTGGCGGAACGTGATCAAGAGCATCATCGCCGAGCAAATCAAGGACGAGGGCTTCAAGCTGCTCGGCTGGCGCGACGTGCCATCGGACAATTCCTCGCTCGGCGTCACCGTGAAGCCGACCGAGCCCTACCACATGCAGGTCTTCATCGGCCGCAACAATGCGGTCAAGACCGAGGACGATTTCGAGCGCCGGCTCTACATCCTGCGCAAGTCGATCTCGCAGGCGATCTATCAGCGCCGCGACCGCGGCATGTCCGGCTACTATGTGTGCTCACTGTCCTGCCGGACCGTGATCTACAAGGGCATGTTCCTGGCCGACCAGCTCGGCAAGTACTATCCCGACCTGCACGAAGCCGACTTCGACAGCGCGCTGGCGCTGGTGCATCAGCGCTTCTCGACCAACACCTTCCCGACCTGGTCGCTGGCGCATCCCTACCGGATGATCGCCCATAACGGCGAGATCAACACGCTGCGCGGCAACGTCAACTGGATGGCGGCGCGGCAGGCCTCGGTGCATTCGGAGCTCTACGGCAAGGACATCAGCCGGCTGTGGCCGATCTCCTATGAAGGCCAGAGCGACACCGCCTGCTTCGACAACGCGCTCGAATTCCTGGTGCAGGGCGGCTACTCGCTGCCGCACGCGGTCATGATGATGATTCCGGAAGCGTGGGCCGGCAATCCGCTGATGGATGAGCAGCGCCGCGCGTTCTACGAATATCACGCCGCGCTGATGGAGCCGTGGGACGGCCCGGCCGCGATCGCCTTCACCGACGGCCGCAAGATCGGCGCCACGCTCGACCGCAACGGCCTGCGCCCGGCGCGCTATCTCGTCACCAAGGACGACCGCATCGTGATGGCGTCCGAAATGGGCGTGCTGAAGATTCCGGAGGAGCAGATCGTCACCAAGTGGCGGCTGCAACCCGGCAAGATGCTGCTCGTCGACCTCGAGCAGGGCCGCCTGATTCCGGACGACGAGATCAAGGCCGACCTCGCCAAGAGCCATCCCTACAGCGACTGGCTGCATCGGACCCAGATCCAGCTCGAAGAGCTGCCGGATGCGCCGGCCAAGGGCGTGCGCTCCAACCTGCCGCTGCTCGATCGGCAGCAGGCGTTCGGCTACAGCCAGGAAGACATCACCATCCTGATGACGCCGATGGCGTCCACCGGCGAGGAAGCCGCCGGCTCGATGGGCAACGACACGCCGATCTCGGCGTTGTCGGACAAGCCGAAGCAGCTGTTCACCTACTTCAAGCAGAACTTCGCCCAGGTGACCAACCCGCCGATCGATCCGATCCGCGAGGAAATCGTCATGAGCCTGGTCTCGATCATCGGGCCGCGGCCGAACCTGTTCGACCTTCAGGGCGTCGCCTCGACCAAGCGGCTCGAAGTGCGGCAACCGATCCTGACCGACGCGGACCTGGAGAAGATCCGCTCGATCTCCGATGTCGCCGAGACCCATTTCAAGTCGCGCACGCTGGACACCACCTTCCACGCCGGCTTCGGCGCGGCGGGCATGGAGCAGGTGCTCGACGAACTCTGCGCGCGCGCCGAGGGCGCGGTGCGCGAGGGCATCAACATCATCATCCTGTCGGACCGGATGACCGGCACCGACCGGATTCCGATCCCGTCGCTGCTCGCCTGCGCCGCCGTGCATCATCACCTGATCCGCACCGGCCTGCGGACCTCGGTCGGCCTGGTCGTCGAGTCCGGCGAGCCGCGCGAGGTGCATCACTTCGCCTGCCTCGCCGGCTACGGCGCCGAGGCGATCAACCCCTATCTCGCGTTCGAAACCATCCTCGCGATGAAGGACCGGCTGCCCGGCGCGCTCGAGGACTACGAGATCGTCAAGCGCTACATCAAGTCGATCGGCAAGGGCCTGCTCAAGGTGATGTCCAAGATGGGCATCTCGACCTACCAGTCCTATTGCGGCGCGCAGATCTTCGACGCGGTCGGCCTCAAGGCGGACTTCGTCGCCAAGTATTTCGCCGGCACCCACACCAGGATCGAGGGCGTCGGCCTTGGCGAGATCGCCGAGGAGACCGTGCGGCGTCACACCGACGCGTTCGGCGACGGCCAGATCTACAAGAGCGCGCTCGATGTCGGCGGCGAATATGCCTACCGCACCCGCGGCGAGGACCATGCGTGGACCGCGGAATCGGTCTCGATGCTACAGCATGCCGCGCGCGGCAACTCGCTGGAGCGCTACCGGGCGTTCGCCAAGATCCTCAACGAGCAGTCCGAGCGGCTGTTGACGCTGCGCGGCCTGTTCCGGATCAAGAGCGCCGAGGACGACAAGCGCAAGCCGGTGAAGCTCGAGGACGTCGAATCGGCCAAGGACATCGTCAAGCGCTTCTCGACCGGCGCGATGTCGTTCGGCTCGATCTCGCGCGAGGCGCACACCACGCTGGCGATCGCGATGAACCGGATCGGCGGCAAGTCGAACACCGGCGAAGGCGGCGAGGAATCCGACCGCTTCAAGCCGCTGCCCAATGGCGACAGCATGCGCTCGGCGATCAAGCAGGTCGCCTCGGGTCGCTTCGGCGTGACGACGGAATATCTCGTCAACTCCGACATGATGCAGATCAAGATGGCGCAGGGTGCCAAGCCCGGCGAAGGCGGCCAATTGCCCGGCCACAAGGTCGACGCGACGATCGCGCGCGTCCGGCATTCGACGCCGGGCGTCGGCCTGATCTCGCCGCCGCCGCATCACGACATCTACTCGATCGAAGACCTCGCCCAGCTGATCTACGACCTCAAGAACGTCAATCCGGACGGCCAGGTCTCGGTCAAGCTGGTCTCCGAAGTCGGCGTCGGCACTGTAGCTTCCGGCGTCGCCAAGGCGCGCGCCGACCATGTCACGATCGCGGGCTTCGAGGGCGGCACCGGTGCTTCGCCCCTGACCTCGATCAAGCATGCCGGCTCGCCGTGGGAGATCGGCCTCGCCGAAACCCACCAGACGCTGGTGCGCCAGCGGCTGCGCAGCCGCATCGCGGTGCAGGTCGACGGCGGTTTCCGCACCGGCCGTGACGTCGTGATCGGCGCGCTGCTCGGCGCCGACGAGTTCGGCTTCGCCACCGCGCCGCTGATCGCGGCGGGCTGCATCATGATGCGCAAGTGCCACCTCAACACCTGCCCGGTCGGCGTCGCCACCCAGGACCCGGTGCTGCGCAAGCGCTTCACCGGCCAGCCCGAGCACGTCATCAACTACTTCTTCTTCGTCGCCGAGGAAGTCCGCGAGATCATGGCGCAGCTCGGCTACAAGACGTTCGACGAGATGGTCGGCCAGGTCCAGATGCTGGACCAGACCGCGCTGGTCTCGCACTGGAAGGCCAAGGGCCTCGACTTCTCCAAGCTGTTCGTGCGGCAGCAGGAGGAGAAGGGCCAGACGATCTATCATTCGGAGAAGCAGGACCACCATCTGGAGGCCGTGCTCGACCGCCGGCTGATCGAGCAGGCGCAGGCCGCGCTCGATCGCGGTGCGCCGGTCAAGATCGACGAGGAGATCAACAACACCGACCGTTCCGCCGGCGCGATGCTGTCGGGCGCGGTGGCCAAGATCTACGGCCATGCCGGCCTGCCGCTCGACACCATCCACGTCAACCTGAAGGGCACCGCCGGACAGGCGTTCGGCGCCTGGCTCGCCAAGGGCGTCACCTTCGAGCTCGAGGGTGAAGGCAACGACTATGTCGGCAAGGGCCTCTCGGGCGGCTGCATCATCGTCAAGCCGCCGAAGATCTCCGGCATCGTGCCGGAAGAGTCGATCATCGTCGGCAACACCGTGATGTACGGCGCGATCGCGGGCGAGTGCTACTTCCGCGGCATCGCCGGCGAGCGCTTCGCGGTGCGTAACTCCGGCGCGGTCGCGGTCGTCGAAGGCGCCGGCGATCACTGCTGCGAATACATGACCGGCGGCATCGTGGTGGTGCTCGGCAAGACCGGGCGCAACTTCGCGGCCGGCATGTCCGGCGGCATCGCCTATGTGCTGGACGAGGCCGGCGACTTCAGCAAGCTCTGCAATCTCGCGATGGTCGAGCTGGAGCCGGTGCTGTCGGAAGAGATGATCAACGAAGGCACCTATCACCACTCCGGCGATCTCGAGGCGCATGGCCGGGTCGACGTGTTCCAGAACCTGCTCGACTCCGACGTCGAGCGGCTGCACGTCCTGATCACGCGTCACGCCAAGCTGACCGGCTCGAAGAAGGCGGCCGAGATCCTCGCCAACTGGAAGACCTGGCTGCCCAAGTTCCGCAAGGTGATGCCGGTGGAGTACCGCCGCGCGCTGAAGGAAATGAAGGCCAACGCCGACGCCGAGCCGAAAATCGCGATCGGCGCGTAA
- a CDS encoding LysE family translocator, whose protein sequence is MLGIHELWLFVLSGLLLNITPGPDTAYILGRTIQLGWRGGAAAAIGISCGCLVHVLGAAIGLSALLMASSTAFLVVKLIGAAYLVLTGLQMLLSRAKLIVELAGPGVETSISRVFWQGALTNVLNPKVALFFLAFLPQFVAADSPHKTLAFLTLGLIFITGGTLWCLGLAAFAARAAGRIRQSAGVVAWINRSLGALFIYLGIRVAMLEAR, encoded by the coding sequence ATGCTGGGAATTCACGAACTCTGGCTCTTCGTCCTGTCCGGCCTGCTGCTCAACATCACGCCGGGCCCGGATACCGCCTATATCCTCGGGCGCACCATCCAGCTCGGGTGGCGCGGCGGCGCGGCGGCGGCGATCGGCATCAGCTGCGGTTGCCTGGTCCACGTGCTGGGTGCGGCGATCGGGCTCTCGGCGCTGCTGATGGCGTCGTCGACCGCCTTCCTGGTGGTCAAGCTGATCGGCGCGGCCTATCTGGTGCTGACCGGCCTCCAGATGCTGCTGTCGCGCGCCAAGCTGATCGTCGAGCTTGCCGGGCCGGGCGTCGAAACCTCGATCTCGCGGGTGTTCTGGCAGGGGGCGCTGACCAATGTCCTCAATCCTAAGGTGGCGCTGTTCTTCCTGGCCTTCCTGCCGCAATTCGTGGCGGCGGACTCTCCACACAAGACGCTCGCCTTCCTGACGCTCGGGCTGATCTTCATCACCGGCGGCACGCTGTGGTGCCTTGGGCTGGCGGCCTTCGCGGCAAGGGCCGCCGGTCGCATCCGGCAATCGGCGGGCGTGGTCGCCTGGATCAACCGCTCGCTCGGCGCACTGTTCATCTATCTCGGCATTCGCGTCGCCATGCTGGAGGCGCGTTAG
- a CDS encoding alpha/beta fold hydrolase, with protein MTLVSIPANPVPDDVVSGTIKTPDGAELRFARWAPPPGRKGTVCVFGGRGEMIEKYFETVRDLRDRGFAVATIDWRGQGHSSRRLRDPRKGYVRNFADYEVDVETFVQQVVLPDCPPPYFALAHSMGGAVMLRLAHAGKRWFDRMVLSAPMIDLPRRRVSFFPTALLRIMRLTGQGSNYVPGGGSELVGLAPFIGNPVTSDPVRHARNAAILEEDPTLGIAAPTIAWADTAFTAMRTFRGMSYPSEIRQPILMLAASNDEVVSTAAIEEFAYHLRAGSHLVIAGSKHEILQEQDRYRAQFWAAFDAFVPGTPLFK; from the coding sequence ATGACGCTCGTCTCGATTCCCGCCAACCCGGTTCCGGACGACGTTGTCAGTGGCACCATCAAGACCCCGGACGGAGCCGAGCTGCGCTTCGCGCGCTGGGCGCCGCCGCCCGGCCGCAAGGGCACGGTCTGCGTGTTCGGCGGTCGTGGCGAGATGATCGAGAAGTACTTCGAGACGGTGCGCGACCTGCGCGACCGCGGCTTCGCGGTGGCGACGATCGACTGGCGCGGGCAGGGCCATTCGTCGCGGCGGCTGCGCGATCCGCGCAAGGGCTATGTGCGCAACTTCGCCGACTACGAGGTCGACGTCGAGACCTTCGTCCAGCAGGTGGTGCTGCCGGATTGTCCGCCGCCCTATTTCGCGCTGGCGCATTCGATGGGCGGCGCGGTGATGCTGCGCCTCGCGCATGCCGGCAAGCGCTGGTTCGATCGCATGGTGCTGTCGGCGCCGATGATCGACCTGCCGCGCCGCCGTGTGTCGTTCTTCCCGACCGCGCTGCTGCGGATCATGCGCCTGACCGGTCAGGGCAGCAATTACGTGCCCGGCGGCGGCAGCGAACTGGTCGGCCTCGCGCCCTTCATCGGCAATCCCGTGACCAGCGATCCGGTGCGCCACGCCCGTAACGCCGCGATCCTGGAAGAAGACCCGACGCTCGGCATCGCCGCGCCGACGATCGCCTGGGCCGACACCGCATTCACCGCGATGCGCACCTTTCGCGGCATGTCGTACCCGTCCGAGATCCGCCAGCCGATCCTGATGCTGGCGGCGAGCAATGACGAGGTGGTGTCGACCGCGGCGATCGAGGAGTTCGCCTATCATCTGCGCGCCGGCTCGCATCTCGTGATCGCCGGCTCCAAGCACGAGATCCTCCAGGAGCAGGATCGCTACCGCGCGCAGTTCTGGGCGGCGTTCGATGCCTTCGTGCCGGGCACGCCGCTGTTCAAGTGA
- a CDS encoding MFS transporter, with protein MFHKVRWQLVALLFIAGIINYLDRAALSVAAPLITQELGLDPAQLGVVFSSFFFGYALFCFVGGYAADRYGPRLVIIVAMTLWSVFCGLTATATSVAALVVLRVIFGMGEGPFNTTMAKFIGNWFPKSEQASAIGIANSGTPLGGAIAGPIVGFIALSYGWRISFIAIAAIGLLWVLFWALSSTDNPAQHGRVSEDERAEIRRGQATETAQAELPLMHYLRQPAILATALAFFGYAYILYFFLSWFPSYLTMALHLSIQKMAIVSVIPWALGFVGLASGGFVCDALGRRLGDQVAARKLVMVVCLLVAAVAVALAGIATSLEAVIALIAIAVFFMYLSGSTYWAIILGLVESGRVGGVAGFVHLIANTAGIVAPIVTGVLVEKTGSFASAFVLAGGLATVGALLVALLVRGPSSRSAAFAQASRH; from the coding sequence ATGTTTCACAAGGTGCGTTGGCAGCTCGTCGCGCTGCTGTTCATTGCAGGCATCATCAACTATCTCGATCGGGCCGCGCTGTCTGTCGCGGCCCCATTGATCACGCAGGAATTGGGGCTCGATCCGGCGCAGCTCGGCGTGGTCTTCAGCAGCTTCTTCTTCGGCTACGCCCTGTTCTGCTTCGTCGGCGGTTATGCCGCCGACCGTTACGGACCGCGCCTGGTGATCATCGTCGCGATGACGTTGTGGTCGGTGTTCTGCGGCCTGACGGCGACAGCGACCAGCGTCGCCGCGCTGGTGGTTCTGCGGGTGATCTTTGGCATGGGCGAAGGTCCCTTCAACACCACGATGGCGAAATTCATCGGCAACTGGTTCCCGAAGTCGGAACAGGCGAGCGCGATCGGGATCGCCAATTCCGGTACGCCGCTGGGCGGCGCCATCGCCGGGCCGATCGTCGGCTTCATCGCGCTGTCCTATGGATGGCGAATTTCGTTCATCGCGATCGCCGCGATCGGACTGCTATGGGTGCTGTTCTGGGCGCTCAGCTCCACCGACAATCCTGCACAGCACGGCCGGGTCAGCGAGGACGAACGCGCCGAGATCCGGCGGGGCCAGGCTACCGAGACGGCACAGGCGGAGCTTCCGCTCATGCACTACCTGCGACAGCCCGCGATCCTCGCCACCGCGCTCGCATTCTTCGGCTACGCCTACATCCTCTACTTCTTCCTGTCCTGGTTCCCGAGCTATCTGACGATGGCCCTGCATCTCAGCATCCAGAAGATGGCGATCGTCAGCGTCATTCCATGGGCGCTCGGCTTTGTCGGCCTCGCCTCGGGCGGCTTCGTCTGCGACGCGCTTGGCCGCCGGCTTGGCGACCAGGTCGCGGCGCGGAAGCTCGTCATGGTCGTCTGTCTGCTCGTCGCGGCGGTGGCCGTGGCGCTCGCCGGCATCGCAACCAGCCTCGAGGCCGTGATCGCGCTGATCGCGATCGCGGTGTTCTTCATGTATCTCAGCGGCTCGACCTATTGGGCGATCATCCTGGGGCTCGTCGAGTCCGGCCGGGTCGGCGGAGTCGCCGGCTTCGTCCACCTGATCGCCAACACGGCGGGAATCGTCGCGCCTATTGTCACCGGCGTGCTGGTCGAGAAAACCGGAAGCTTCGCAAGCGCGTTCGTTCTGGCCGGTGGGCTCGCGACCGTGGGTGCGCTGCTCGTCGCCTTGCTGGTGCGCGGACCTTCGTCTCGGTCCGCCGCGTTTGCCCAGGCGAGCCGACACTGA